A single window of Methylomarinum sp. Ch1-1 DNA harbors:
- the rimP gene encoding ribosome maturation factor RimP: MKQAPEHLVNLIEPVVEGLGYECVGIEYNPHPQHGLLRVYIDSANGIQLEDCTQVSHQLSGVLDVEDPIQGNYQLEVSSPGADRPFFKLSQFQQFLGSTITVNLFKPINKRRKITGLIKKVEGDVVVLQEGDQTYEIPFNAMSKARLVPEFLLNKGVRSGK; this comes from the coding sequence ATGAAACAGGCTCCAGAGCATTTGGTGAATCTGATTGAGCCAGTTGTTGAAGGTCTGGGTTATGAATGCGTCGGCATCGAATATAATCCACATCCGCAGCACGGGTTGCTCAGGGTCTATATCGACAGTGCAAACGGAATTCAGTTGGAGGATTGCACCCAAGTCAGTCATCAGCTGAGTGGGGTGCTGGATGTCGAGGATCCCATTCAGGGGAATTATCAGCTGGAAGTTTCATCGCCGGGCGCCGATAGGCCATTTTTCAAGTTGAGCCAGTTTCAACAGTTTCTAGGCAGCACAATAACGGTAAATTTGTTTAAGCCTATCAACAAACGTAGAAAGATTACCGGTCTGATTAAGAAAGTAGAGGGTGATGTCGTCGTCCTACAAGAAGGAGATCAGACCTATGAAATACCATTTAACGCTATGAGTAAGGCGCGACTAGTGCCTGAATTTTTACTCAATAAAGGAGTTCGCAGTGGCAAATAA
- the nusA gene encoding transcription termination factor NusA, with translation MANKEILLVADVFANEKEIDKEIVFQAIESALEAAAIKRHENRIKARVSINRATGDYVTYRRWEVVDANDQIDGDVEFPESQVLLEVAQLDNPDIEVGDYVEEEIESVAFCRIAAQTAKQVIIQKVREAERKKIVEAYQNKVGELITGVVKRVEKGSVYLDLGGNVEAYISREDMIPRESIRMGDRIRGYLKDVRSEPRGPQLFVSRTAPELLVALFRLEVPEVGEGMIEIKAAARDPGSRAKIAVKSNDPRLDPVGACVGMRGSRVQAVSNELSGERVDIVLWNDNEAQFVINAMAPAEIESIVVDEDNHSMDVAVETDSLSQAIGRGGQNVRLATELTGWELNVLDADAADKDHDEAAAKAKQDFIEQLDVDEEIAEILVEVGLNNIEEIAYIPVEEMLEIEGFDEELVEALRSRAKDALLISAIASEEKIETAEPAQDLLEMEGMDEELAHEMAAKGIITMDDLAEQSIDDILDLTGMDEERAAKLIMKAREPWFADEQGE, from the coding sequence GTGGCAAATAAAGAGATCTTATTAGTAGCAGATGTTTTTGCTAATGAAAAGGAAATTGACAAAGAAATTGTCTTTCAGGCGATTGAATCTGCTTTGGAAGCTGCGGCCATCAAGCGACACGAAAATCGCATTAAAGCGCGCGTCTCGATAAACCGTGCGACAGGGGACTATGTGACTTATCGTCGCTGGGAAGTGGTCGATGCGAACGACCAGATCGATGGCGATGTTGAATTTCCAGAATCGCAGGTTTTATTGGAAGTGGCGCAACTCGATAATCCCGATATTGAAGTCGGCGATTATGTCGAAGAAGAGATAGAGTCGGTTGCCTTCTGTCGTATTGCCGCGCAAACGGCTAAACAGGTCATTATCCAAAAGGTTCGGGAAGCGGAACGGAAAAAAATTGTAGAGGCTTATCAGAACAAGGTCGGCGAATTGATCACGGGCGTGGTCAAGCGTGTGGAAAAGGGCAGTGTTTATCTCGATCTCGGCGGCAACGTCGAGGCTTATATCTCTCGGGAAGACATGATCCCCAGGGAGTCGATTCGTATGGGAGATAGAATCAGAGGCTATTTGAAGGACGTCCGCTCCGAACCGCGCGGTCCGCAATTGTTTGTCAGTCGGACGGCGCCTGAGTTGTTGGTCGCGCTGTTTCGTCTGGAAGTGCCCGAAGTGGGCGAGGGCATGATCGAGATTAAGGCGGCCGCCCGGGATCCCGGATCGAGAGCCAAAATTGCCGTGAAAAGCAATGACCCGCGCCTTGATCCGGTCGGCGCCTGTGTCGGTATGCGGGGTTCCAGGGTTCAGGCCGTTTCCAATGAATTGTCCGGTGAGCGCGTCGATATCGTGCTTTGGAATGACAATGAGGCTCAGTTCGTCATCAATGCGATGGCGCCGGCCGAAATCGAATCGATAGTCGTCGACGAAGATAATCACAGCATGGATGTCGCAGTCGAAACTGATAGCTTGTCGCAAGCGATTGGTCGGGGTGGCCAGAATGTGCGTTTGGCCACCGAATTGACCGGTTGGGAGCTGAATGTTCTCGACGCCGACGCGGCGGATAAGGATCATGACGAGGCGGCGGCGAAAGCGAAACAGGATTTTATCGAGCAACTGGATGTCGACGAGGAAATTGCCGAGATTCTGGTTGAAGTCGGGTTGAATAATATTGAAGAGATTGCCTACATTCCGGTTGAGGAAATGCTGGAAATCGAGGGATTCGATGAAGAGCTGGTCGAGGCGTTGAGAAGCCGCGCTAAAGATGCGCTATTGATCAGCGCTATCGCTTCCGAAGAAAAGATTGAGACAGCTGAGCCGGCGCAGGATTTATTGGAAATGGAAGGGATGGATGAGGAGTTGGCGCATGAAATGGCGGCGAAAGGTATCATTACCATGGATGATCTGGCTGAGCAGTCAATCGATGATATTCTTGATTTAACCGGCATGGATGAAGAGAGAGCGGCAAAATTGATTATGAAAGCTCGCGAACCATGGTTCGCAGATGAGCAGGGCGAATAG